A genomic stretch from Barnesiella intestinihominis YIT 11860 includes:
- a CDS encoding transketolase family protein — protein MNDTNLLNKSADNIRVLTAAMVEKAKSGHPGGAMGGADFINVLYSEFLVYDPADPKWINRDRFFLDPGHMSPMLYSVLAMSGFYTMDDLKSFRQWGSITPGHPEVDVMHGIENTSGPLGQGHTMAVGAAIAERFMAARFGEWCSHKIYAFISDGGIQEEISQGAGRLAGFLGLHNLIMFYDSNDVQLSTDTDAVTDEDTAAKYRSWNWNVVEIDGTDPVAIRDALALANRETERPTLIIGKTIMGRGCVTVTGEKFEGKYSTHGQPLSKSGASYEKTIENLGGNVENPFVIFPETAGLYARRAEELKAIVAERKSAQAAWEKENPELARELHDFYAGKLPALDFSSIEYKPNVATRTASANVLAYLAERVKNMVVSSADLANSDKTEAFLKKTGAFAKGDFHGAFLHAGVAELTMAAIMNGILLHGGMQTACGTFFVFSDYMKPAVRMAALMELPVKYVWTHDAFRVGEDGPTHEPVEQEAQIRLMEQLKNHSGKNSVLVLRPADSAETLVSWKLAMENKDTPTALILSRQDVPDLPSASDSRYNDALQAEKGAYILMKDETPDVVLVANGSEVSTLVGAVNILHDKGVRVQIVSAPSIGLFLEQPLSYRNVVIPPGLPVFGLTAGLPSTLFPLVGSEGKVYGLDHFGYSAPYKVLDEKLGFTSDNIAREIIEFVEK, from the coding sequence ATGAACGATACGAACTTATTAAACAAATCGGCCGACAATATCAGAGTATTGACGGCGGCGATGGTTGAAAAAGCCAAATCGGGTCACCCCGGAGGTGCTATGGGGGGAGCTGATTTTATCAATGTGTTATATTCCGAGTTTTTAGTGTACGATCCGGCGGATCCGAAATGGATAAATCGTGATCGTTTCTTTTTAGATCCCGGGCACATGTCCCCGATGCTTTATAGTGTATTGGCTATGTCGGGGTTTTATACGATGGACGATTTGAAGTCGTTTCGTCAATGGGGCAGTATAACTCCCGGCCACCCCGAAGTCGATGTAATGCATGGTATTGAGAATACTTCGGGACCTTTGGGTCAGGGACATACGATGGCTGTCGGCGCTGCTATCGCCGAGCGTTTTATGGCTGCTCGTTTCGGCGAATGGTGTAGTCATAAAATTTATGCGTTTATTTCCGATGGAGGTATTCAAGAGGAGATTTCTCAGGGTGCAGGTCGTTTGGCCGGATTCTTGGGATTGCATAATTTGATTATGTTCTATGATAGTAACGACGTACAACTTTCGACTGATACAGATGCGGTGACCGATGAAGATACTGCTGCGAAGTATAGGTCGTGGAATTGGAATGTCGTGGAAATAGATGGAACCGATCCGGTAGCTATTCGTGATGCATTGGCGCTGGCTAACCGTGAGACAGAACGTCCGACTCTGATTATAGGGAAAACCATTATGGGACGTGGGTGTGTAACGGTTACGGGAGAGAAATTCGAAGGGAAATATTCTACGCATGGACAGCCTTTGAGTAAGTCGGGTGCATCTTATGAAAAGACCATTGAGAATTTAGGCGGAAATGTGGAAAATCCGTTTGTGATATTCCCTGAAACTGCCGGTCTGTATGCTCGTCGAGCAGAGGAATTGAAAGCGATTGTCGCAGAACGTAAATCGGCGCAAGCTGCGTGGGAGAAAGAAAATCCCGAATTGGCCAGAGAGTTGCACGATTTTTATGCTGGGAAACTTCCTGCACTCGACTTCTCATCGATAGAGTATAAACCGAATGTCGCTACTCGGACTGCTTCGGCAAACGTTTTGGCTTATTTGGCGGAACGGGTGAAAAATATGGTCGTTTCTTCGGCCGATTTGGCAAATTCGGATAAGACAGAGGCTTTTTTGAAGAAGACAGGAGCTTTTGCGAAGGGTGATTTCCACGGAGCATTTTTACATGCTGGGGTCGCTGAATTGACTATGGCGGCGATTATGAACGGTATATTGTTGCATGGAGGAATGCAGACTGCTTGTGGAACATTCTTTGTTTTCTCTGACTATATGAAACCGGCAGTTCGTATGGCGGCTTTGATGGAATTGCCCGTGAAATATGTTTGGACGCATGATGCTTTCAGGGTGGGAGAAGATGGACCTACTCACGAGCCGGTAGAGCAAGAAGCTCAAATACGGTTAATGGAGCAGTTGAAGAATCATAGCGGCAAAAATAGTGTGTTGGTTCTGAGGCCGGCCGATAGCGCCGAAACTCTTGTTTCTTGGAAATTGGCTATGGAGAATAAGGATACACCGACGGCATTGATTCTTTCCCGTCAAGATGTCCCCGATTTACCGTCGGCTTCGGACAGTCGTTATAACGATGCATTACAAGCAGAGAAAGGCGCTTATATATTGATGAAAGACGAGACTCCCGATGTTGTATTGGTAGCCAATGGATCGGAGGTCTCTACCTTAGTCGGCGCTGTAAATATATTGCATGATAAGGGGGTACGGGTACAGATCGTCTCGGCTCCTTCGATAGGTCTATTTTTGGAGCAGCCTTTATCGTATAGAAACGTGGTAATACCTCCCGGGTTGCCGGTGTTTGGGTTGACGGCCGGTTTGCCTTCGACTCTGTTCCCGTTGGTGGGCAGTGAGGGCAAAGTGTATGGATTGGACCATTTCGGTTATTCTGCGCCATATAAGGTTCTTGATGAAAAATTGGGATTTACCTCGGATAATATCGCTCGGGAAATTATTGAATTTGTAGAGAAATAA
- a CDS encoding YqgE/AlgH family protein, whose amino-acid sequence MHVESFHIRRRVMPPHRGALLVAEPFLDEGCFRRAVICLAEYSEKGAVGFVLNSPTRYVLSELLEGENDIPSIPVFCGGPVGTDHLFFLHDIASLPGAVEVSTGLFANGDFDMLLDFLKSDSTVQKHVKFLIGYSGWSAGQLDGELKQESWAVTTMSSPGDCLAAEGDAFWREIVKGMGDGYKLWLNSPQEPSLN is encoded by the coding sequence ATGCACGTCGAATCGTTTCATATACGCAGGCGGGTGATGCCGCCTCACCGGGGCGCGTTGTTGGTGGCGGAGCCATTTTTGGACGAAGGGTGTTTCCGCCGAGCTGTTATTTGTTTGGCCGAATATTCGGAGAAGGGTGCGGTGGGGTTTGTGTTGAATAGCCCTACGAGATATGTTCTGAGTGAATTGTTAGAGGGAGAGAACGATATACCTTCCATTCCGGTTTTTTGTGGAGGGCCGGTAGGAACGGATCATTTGTTTTTCTTGCACGATATAGCGTCATTGCCCGGTGCAGTGGAGGTTTCGACGGGCTTGTTCGCTAATGGGGATTTCGATATGCTGCTCGATTTTTTGAAAAGCGACTCTACGGTGCAAAAACATGTGAAGTTTTTGATCGGGTATAGCGGTTGGTCGGCCGGGCAACTCGACGGGGAATTAAAACAGGAGTCGTGGGCTGTGACGACTATGTCTTCGCCGGGCGATTGTCTTGCGGCCGAAGGTGATGCTTTTTGGAGAGAGATAGTAAAGGGTATGGGCGACGGATATAAGTTGTGGTTAAATTCCCCGCAGGAGCCTTCGCTCAATTAG
- the recR gene encoding recombination mediator RecR: protein MDQQYSSILLENAVNEFAKLPGIGRKTALRLVLHLLRQEEGEAEKFGNTIIKLCKEIKRCHICHNISDSDTCTICGDPSRDASTLCVVENVKEVMVVENTRQFHGLYHVLGGVISPMDGIGPADLEIESLVDRVASGGIKEVILALSATMEGDTTNFYIFRKLAPFDVKITIIARGVSIGGELEYTDEITLGRSILNRTLFSESFKG from the coding sequence ATGGACCAACAATATTCTTCTATTCTTCTCGAAAATGCGGTAAACGAATTTGCCAAACTACCCGGTATCGGTAGGAAAACGGCTTTACGTTTGGTTCTGCATTTGTTAAGACAAGAAGAGGGCGAAGCCGAAAAGTTCGGTAATACCATTATTAAGTTATGTAAAGAAATCAAACGTTGCCACATTTGCCATAACATATCCGACTCGGATACCTGTACCATCTGTGGCGACCCTTCGCGCGATGCCTCCACGTTATGCGTTGTCGAAAATGTGAAAGAGGTGATGGTAGTCGAGAACACTCGCCAATTCCACGGGCTTTATCACGTATTGGGGGGGGTCATCTCCCCGATGGACGGCATAGGTCCGGCCGACCTCGAAATCGAAAGTTTGGTAGACCGAGTCGCCTCCGGTGGAATAAAAGAGGTAATACTCGCACTCAGCGCCACGATGGAAGGCGACACGACCAATTTCTACATATTCAGGAAGTTGGCTCCGTTCGATGTTAAAATCACCATCATCGCCAGAGGAGTATCCATAGGCGGAGAGCTGGAATACACCGACGAAATCACATTGGGGCGTTCCATTCTCAACCGCACGTTATTCAGCGAAAGTTTCAAAGGATAA
- a CDS encoding OmpA family protein translates to MKKTVSAILLTGAFAAMPAMVAAASQEEAKTEPSKEIVLNKFKDNWMISLEGGVDFSLGRFDSHADFGKRIAPVFGLNVEKWFSPVIGLRLGADYYGMKGAALWGNGMSGEMLDNTYYKQSYALITPALDVMGDLASLFCGYRERVYSPILYVGMGIPVAVSGDGDIADCVNMGMRGGLLNRFRLSDAWAINLDLRFDVFEATVAGEGNHAKTLSALVGVTYKFKGRGWNAPVVPVVAPVVGKYSDAEGDALVAQLRDANRKIADLEQQLAECKNRPAEKIVEEQAPVVTVYYNINSSELQGKDRVVLKAVAKAIKANKDTKYVITGYADSETGTAAFNAKLRKARAERVYDALVSYGVSPDQLEQKTSDAKLDRFGSYILDRAATISPAK, encoded by the coding sequence ATGAAGAAGACTGTATCTGCAATTTTGCTTACAGGTGCTTTTGCAGCAATGCCGGCAATGGTTGCAGCAGCTTCCCAAGAGGAGGCTAAGACAGAACCTTCCAAAGAAATTGTCTTGAATAAGTTTAAAGACAATTGGATGATTTCACTTGAAGGCGGGGTTGATTTTAGTTTAGGGAGATTTGATAGCCATGCCGATTTTGGTAAGCGTATTGCTCCTGTGTTTGGTCTTAATGTCGAGAAATGGTTTTCTCCTGTTATCGGGTTGCGTTTGGGCGCTGATTATTATGGAATGAAAGGAGCTGCTTTATGGGGTAATGGCATGAGTGGCGAGATGCTCGACAATACTTATTACAAACAATCGTATGCTTTAATAACGCCGGCTCTTGATGTGATGGGCGATTTGGCAAGTTTGTTCTGTGGATATCGCGAGCGCGTTTATTCTCCTATTTTATATGTCGGTATGGGAATTCCTGTTGCGGTTTCCGGTGATGGAGATATTGCCGATTGTGTCAATATGGGTATGAGAGGCGGTTTGTTAAACCGTTTCCGTTTAAGCGATGCTTGGGCTATCAATTTGGATCTCCGTTTCGATGTGTTTGAAGCGACTGTTGCCGGAGAAGGGAATCATGCTAAGACTCTTTCTGCTTTGGTGGGTGTAACCTATAAGTTCAAGGGTCGTGGTTGGAATGCTCCGGTTGTGCCTGTTGTAGCTCCGGTTGTGGGCAAATACAGCGATGCGGAAGGAGATGCTCTTGTCGCTCAATTGCGTGATGCCAATCGAAAAATAGCAGACCTCGAACAACAATTGGCCGAATGTAAGAATCGTCCGGCAGAAAAGATCGTTGAGGAACAAGCTCCTGTGGTTACCGTTTATTATAATATAAATAGTTCGGAACTGCAAGGGAAAGACAGAGTCGTGTTGAAAGCTGTTGCAAAGGCTATTAAAGCTAACAAGGATACGAAGTATGTGATTACCGGTTATGCCGATAGCGAAACAGGTACGGCAGCCTTCAATGCTAAGTTGCGCAAAGCTCGTGCCGAAAGAGTCTATGATGCCTTAGTATCTTATGGCGTTAGCCCCGAT
- a CDS encoding MFS transporter, producing MSTEQKKNYALPIIVMFALFAMISFVTGLQNPMGVIVKSQFGASNFMSQLGNAANFIAYAFMGIPAGMLLQRIGYKKTALLAVTVGFIGVGITFLSGIAESFAVYLVGAFISGFSMCMLNTVVNPMLNTLAGGGNKGNQLIQLGGSFNSISATIVPVLVGYLIGDLAQAKISNADPALFLAMGIFALAFVVLYFVNIPEPHIVKTSAKKEKSKHSALSFRHFVLGTVAIFIYVGVEVGIPNFANLFMTSPEINIDPTIAGSVVGTYWFLMMIGRLCGASIGAKVSSRAMLTVVSTVGIALVLGAIFCADNILVNMPVFKSDISFGFAQVPVNVMLLILCGLCTSVMWGGIFNLAVEGLGKYTAAASGLFMVMVCGGGILPLIQGGVADFAGFLNSYWVIALGLAYILFYAAIGSKNVNTDIPTDDYEA from the coding sequence ATGAGTACAGAGCAGAAAAAGAACTATGCACTTCCCATTATAGTGATGTTTGCATTGTTCGCCATGATTTCGTTTGTGACAGGGCTTCAGAATCCGATGGGAGTCATTGTTAAAAGTCAGTTCGGAGCCAGTAACTTTATGTCGCAGTTGGGAAATGCGGCTAACTTTATCGCTTATGCCTTTATGGGAATTCCGGCCGGTATGCTGTTGCAGCGCATTGGTTATAAGAAGACCGCGCTTCTTGCCGTAACCGTCGGGTTTATCGGTGTAGGTATCACTTTCTTGTCGGGTATCGCCGAAAGTTTCGCCGTGTATTTGGTGGGCGCTTTCATTTCCGGTTTTTCCATGTGTATGTTGAATACGGTAGTGAATCCTATGTTGAATACTCTTGCCGGCGGTGGAAACAAAGGAAATCAATTGATTCAATTAGGTGGCTCGTTCAACTCGATTAGTGCGACTATTGTACCGGTGTTGGTAGGTTATTTGATCGGTGATTTGGCTCAGGCTAAAATTTCCAATGCCGACCCTGCCTTATTCTTGGCAATGGGTATTTTTGCTTTGGCATTTGTCGTTTTATATTTTGTAAATATTCCAGAACCTCATATCGTAAAAACTTCTGCCAAGAAGGAAAAGAGTAAACATAGCGCACTTTCTTTCCGCCATTTTGTGTTGGGAACTGTTGCTATCTTTATATATGTAGGTGTTGAAGTCGGCATTCCTAATTTTGCCAATTTGTTTATGACTTCACCTGAGATAAACATCGATCCAACGATTGCCGGATCGGTTGTAGGGACATATTGGTTCTTGATGATGATCGGTCGTTTGTGCGGGGCCTCTATCGGAGCGAAGGTGTCCAGTCGCGCGATGTTGACGGTTGTATCGACAGTGGGTATCGCATTGGTATTGGGTGCGATATTCTGTGCTGATAATATTTTGGTAAATATGCCGGTATTTAAGTCCGATATTTCATTCGGCTTTGCCCAAGTTCCTGTAAACGTGATGTTGTTAATCCTTTGCGGACTTTGTACTTCTGTGATGTGGGGCGGTATTTTCAACCTTGCAGTAGAGGGGTTAGGCAAATATACAGCAGCAGCTTCTGGTCTGTTTATGGTTATGGTTTGCGGTGGCGGTATATTGCCTTTGATTCAAGGAGGTGTAGCCGATTTCGCCGGATTCTTGAATAGCTATTGGGTAATTGCGTTGGGATTGGCTTATATTTTATTCTATGCTGCCATAGGTAGTAAGAATGTTAATACAGATATTCCGACCGACGATTATGAGGCATAA
- a CDS encoding DUF4494 domain-containing protein, with the protein MANWFECRVKYDKMLENGMQKKVTEPYLVDALSFTEAEARIIEEVSPFISGEFSVSAVKRANFSELFFDETGDRWYKCKLNFITLDEKSGMEKRTASYMLVQAADFETALKNLVEGMKGTMADWVIVSITETPLMDVYPFDPERKTKEEDRPQE; encoded by the coding sequence ATGGCTAATTGGTTTGAGTGCAGAGTTAAGTACGATAAGATGCTGGAAAACGGCATGCAAAAAAAAGTGACAGAGCCCTATTTGGTGGATGCTTTATCGTTTACCGAAGCGGAAGCTCGTATTATTGAGGAGGTATCTCCGTTTATCTCGGGGGAATTTTCTGTTTCGGCGGTAAAGCGCGCTAATTTCAGCGAGCTTTTTTTCGATGAAACAGGTGATCGGTGGTATAAATGTAAGCTCAATTTTATCACTCTCGACGAGAAAAGCGGTATGGAAAAGCGTACGGCATCGTATATGCTTGTGCAGGCCGCAGATTTTGAAACGGCATTGAAAAACTTGGTGGAAGGCATGAAAGGAACAATGGCCGACTGGGTGATTGTTTCTATTACAGAAACTCCGTTGATGGACGTTTATCCGTTTGATCCCGAAAGAAAAACAAAAGAAGAAGATCGTCCGCAAGAATGA
- the yihA gene encoding ribosome biogenesis GTP-binding protein YihA/YsxC: protein MEIKNARFVISSSHVKDCPSHGLPEYAFIGRSNVGKSSLINMLTCKKGLAMTSSTPGKTMLINHFLVDDSWYLVDLPGYGYARRGKESREALREMIEGYVLYRKEMTCLFVLLDCRHKPQKIDLEFMEWLGENSVPFAIVFTKTDKIGPVVLKEHIEYYKQVLHESWEELPPIFATSSEKRRGREELLDYIDRVNKSLKEA, encoded by the coding sequence ATGGAAATAAAAAACGCCCGGTTTGTGATTAGCAGCAGCCATGTGAAGGACTGCCCATCGCACGGATTACCCGAATATGCTTTTATCGGACGTTCCAATGTGGGAAAGTCGTCGTTGATAAATATGTTGACTTGTAAGAAAGGGTTGGCGATGACCTCTTCTACTCCGGGGAAGACAATGCTTATCAATCATTTTTTGGTCGATGATAGTTGGTACTTGGTCGATTTGCCGGGTTATGGATATGCCCGCCGAGGCAAAGAGAGTCGAGAGGCATTGCGGGAAATGATAGAGGGGTATGTGCTTTATCGCAAGGAAATGACTTGTCTTTTTGTCCTGCTCGATTGTCGGCACAAACCTCAAAAGATAGACCTCGAATTCATGGAATGGTTGGGTGAAAACAGCGTGCCTTTTGCTATTGTATTTACAAAAACGGATAAGATTGGTCCCGTAGTACTGAAAGAGCATATAGAGTATTACAAACAGGTGCTGCATGAATCTTGGGAAGAATTGCCTCCTATTTTCGCTACATCGTCGGAAAAAAGACGGGGACGTGAAGAGTTGCTCGATTATATCGATCGCGTGAATAAAAGTTTGAAAGAAGCTTAA
- a CDS encoding nucleoside deaminase, translated as MCEKESFMREAIKLSLDNIDHDGGPFGAVIVKDGKIIARGVNRVTASVDPTAHAEVNAIREAARVLGTFDLSGCEIYTSCEPCPMCLGAIYWAHLDKVYYGNTKADAKEIGFDDSFIYDELALPLEKRHLNVVPMMRDEAIKAFEKWENKSDKIEY; from the coding sequence ATGTGTGAAAAAGAATCATTTATGAGGGAGGCTATAAAGTTGTCTCTCGATAATATAGATCACGACGGAGGTCCGTTCGGTGCGGTGATTGTGAAAGATGGAAAAATCATAGCGCGGGGGGTAAATCGTGTGACTGCGTCGGTCGATCCTACGGCGCATGCAGAAGTAAATGCGATTCGTGAAGCAGCCCGGGTATTGGGAACATTCGATTTGAGCGGATGCGAGATCTATACTTCTTGCGAGCCTTGTCCCATGTGTTTGGGAGCCATTTATTGGGCGCATCTCGACAAAGTGTATTACGGAAATACGAAGGCGGATGCCAAGGAGATAGGATTCGATGACTCGTTTATTTACGACGAATTGGCTTTACCTTTGGAAAAACGCCATTTGAATGTAGTCCCGATGATGCGCGATGAAGCTATCAAGGCTTTTGAAAAATGGGAAAACAAGAGTGATAAAATAGAATATTAA
- a CDS encoding GNAT family N-acetyltransferase — translation MNYLTGKQIELRAVEPEDLDALYRWENDSSLWIYGSTVSPFSRYLLKQYIENYTADIARDKQLRLIIMRKESRQVIGAIDCFDYDITNRKAAIGLLIDPDHKRQGFGRDALETFIEYAFRFLHLHQLYVHIPVCNTASIALFRTCGFHESTRLKDWIRLPQGYADALIFQKFNRE, via the coding sequence ATGAACTACCTCACCGGCAAACAAATAGAACTGCGAGCGGTAGAACCCGAAGACCTCGATGCTCTTTACCGCTGGGAAAATGATTCGTCTCTGTGGATATACGGAAGTACCGTATCGCCCTTCTCACGTTATCTGTTGAAACAATACATCGAAAACTATACTGCCGACATCGCTCGGGACAAACAATTAAGACTCATAATCATGCGAAAAGAGAGTCGCCAAGTTATCGGTGCGATAGACTGTTTCGACTACGATATCACAAACCGTAAAGCAGCGATAGGTCTCCTCATCGATCCCGATCACAAACGACAAGGATTCGGACGAGATGCCCTCGAAACATTCATTGAATATGCTTTCCGTTTTTTACACCTGCATCAATTATATGTACATATTCCCGTTTGTAACACAGCCAGCATAGCGCTTTTCAGGACATGCGGATTTCACGAAAGCACACGCTTAAAAGACTGGATACGGTTGCCTCAGGGATATGCCGATGCTCTGATATTTCAAAAATTCAATCGGGAATAA
- a CDS encoding YggS family pyridoxal phosphate-dependent enzyme: MSDIARHIERIRQELPAGTRLVAVSKFHTAETIMEAYEAGQRIFGESRVQELVEKYEVLPKDIEWHFIGHLQTNKVKYIVPFVSLIHSVDSEKLLSVIESEAAKCDRVVDCLLEIHVAQEDSKYGFTPDSCRELLQGGSSEKYPHVRICGLMGMATQTDDEDCIEREFGALKKLFDEVKGSSAVDSSAFCELSMGMSHDYPLALRHGSTLVRIGTSIFGERVYSCF; encoded by the coding sequence ATGAGTGATATAGCCCGACATATAGAGCGAATTCGTCAAGAGTTACCTGCTGGAACTCGGTTGGTGGCGGTCTCGAAATTTCATACGGCCGAAACCATAATGGAGGCTTATGAGGCGGGACAGCGTATTTTCGGGGAGAGCCGAGTACAGGAACTTGTTGAAAAATATGAGGTTTTGCCTAAGGATATAGAATGGCATTTTATAGGTCATTTGCAAACCAATAAAGTGAAATATATTGTCCCGTTCGTTTCTCTTATTCATAGCGTGGATAGCGAAAAGCTCCTTTCGGTTATAGAAAGCGAGGCGGCCAAATGCGATCGAGTAGTCGATTGCCTTCTTGAAATCCACGTGGCGCAAGAGGATAGTAAATATGGCTTTACGCCTGATTCTTGCCGGGAATTGTTACAAGGCGGTTCCTCGGAGAAATATCCTCATGTAAGGATATGTGGATTGATGGGTATGGCCACCCAGACAGATGATGAGGATTGTATAGAGCGAGAATTCGGTGCTTTGAAAAAATTGTTCGATGAGGTGAAAGGTTCGAGCGCGGTCGACTCTTCGGCATTTTGTGAATTATCGATGGGAATGTCACATGATTATCCGTTGGCTTTACGACATGGCAGTACGTTGGTGCGTATAGGAACGTCTATATTCGGGGAACGTGTTTATTCATGTTTTTGA
- a CDS encoding glycosyltransferase family 2 protein, whose translation MVKISVVIVNYRVKYFLEQSLRSVRAALKAYPMEVEIFVVDNHSQDDSLDYLIPRFPEVRFIANTENVGFARANNQAIEQSTGKYVLLLNPDTVIAENTLYEVFQFMEAHPEAGGTGVKMLDGDGRFLPESKRGFPTPWVSFCKIFGLSALFPHSRIFGRYHMKYLSPDECHPIDILSGAFMFMRRETLDKSGLLDESFFMYGEDIDLSYRLVLAGYTNYFLPTPIIHYKGESTKKGSLRYVRVFYEAMLIFFKKHYPHYSKGYYLAVKFSIFFRASLAAAYRVVSFPFHKHGKTDKKEKGKWYILSRTPQTIARLIPGIKHYTPIWSADEIPSSSERQDNRHIILDSGLLSYREIIETIQSKSDVRNHFLIYTPDSEIIISPQQTYTKP comes from the coding sequence GTGGTAAAAATCAGTGTCGTTATTGTCAATTACCGTGTAAAATACTTTTTGGAGCAATCGCTTCGGTCGGTACGGGCTGCATTAAAGGCATACCCGATGGAAGTCGAGATCTTTGTCGTGGACAACCACTCGCAAGACGACTCGCTCGATTACCTCATACCCCGGTTTCCCGAAGTCCGATTCATCGCCAATACCGAAAACGTAGGATTCGCACGAGCCAATAACCAAGCCATCGAACAATCTACCGGGAAATATGTTCTGTTGCTTAACCCCGACACTGTAATAGCCGAAAATACGTTATACGAAGTTTTCCAATTTATGGAAGCTCACCCCGAAGCCGGAGGAACCGGGGTAAAAATGCTCGATGGTGACGGACGGTTTTTACCGGAATCCAAAAGAGGATTCCCCACTCCGTGGGTATCGTTCTGCAAGATTTTCGGGCTCTCGGCATTATTTCCCCATTCCCGCATTTTCGGTCGTTATCACATGAAATATCTCTCTCCCGACGAATGCCACCCCATAGACATTCTTTCGGGTGCATTCATGTTCATGAGACGTGAAACACTGGACAAAAGCGGGCTACTCGACGAAAGTTTTTTCATGTACGGCGAAGACATCGATCTCTCCTATCGGCTCGTCCTTGCAGGATACACCAATTATTTCCTGCCGACTCCTATTATACATTACAAAGGAGAGAGCACGAAGAAAGGAAGCCTGCGATACGTCCGTGTCTTTTATGAAGCTATGCTCATTTTTTTCAAAAAGCATTACCCGCATTACAGCAAAGGGTACTACCTCGCCGTAAAATTCTCTATATTCTTCCGAGCCTCGTTAGCCGCTGCTTACCGAGTCGTCTCCTTTCCGTTTCATAAGCATGGAAAAACCGATAAGAAAGAGAAAGGAAAATGGTATATTCTCTCCCGCACCCCGCAAACCATAGCCCGATTGATTCCGGGTATAAAACACTACACGCCTATATGGTCAGCCGATGAAATTCCATCGTCATCTGAACGACAAGACAACCGACACATCATATTAGATTCGGGACTACTTTCCTATCGGGAAATCATAGAAACCATACAATCAAAAAGCGACGTCCGTAACCATTTCCTCATCTATACTCCCGACTCAGAAATCATCATTTCACCCCAACAAACCTATACGAAACCATGA